The Paenibacillus yonginensis genome segment GGCCATCGCCGTATACATGTAAACGGCCCTGACGGCATGACCCGCAGTGGACTCCTGCTCCCGGACCTGCTTATGCGCCTGGAAGTAGGAGAGATCCGGAGGATTCAGCTGGACGGTACCCGGGGACCAATGCGAGGTTCGGCCCCGCCGCTCCCATTCCTTATGGAAGAAACTCGGCTGCTGTCCTCTTTCATTAATAAAATACAAACTCAGATTTAAATATCGCTTTTCCCCTGTTGCTTCATAGAGCTTCACAAGCGCAAGCTCAATTTCCTGATGGCCGTCGTAGCCGCGAATTTGTCCTTCGCCGGTTCCAAATACGCTTGAAATGTAATCAGCCATCCGTTTTGCCACGTCCAGCAGCCTGGTTTTGCCGGTGCCCCGGTAATACGCAACAGCAGCTTCAATCATATGGCCCGCGCAGTAAAGCTCATGGCATTCAGTCAGATTGGTCCATCTTGCACCCGGCTCGGCCACCGTAAAATACGTATTGAGATACCCGTCCTCTTGTTGAGCGGAGGCAATAAGGTCAATGAGTTCATCAGCTTCGCGCTCTAGATCCTCGTCCGGTTTGACGGCCAGCGAATAACCGACGGCTTCCAGCCATTTGTACAGATCGCTGTCCTGGAAAACCATTCCCCCGAATTCGCCTTCCGCTAACCCGGCTGCAATCCGGAAATTGGCGACCGCATAACTCGGTTCGGCTCCCGGGATCCGGTCATTAAGCGCTTCCAATTGATAAGGGATTACGGTATCCCTTACCAGATCCAGATAAGGAGTCCAGTAGGGATCGTTAATTTTGACGGACTGCAGCTCCAAAGGACGGCTAGAGTGGGCGGCAGCGGCGGCGGTTACACGTTTGAATTCGTTGTTCATGACATCACGCTCCATCGTTCGGATTGGACAGGAACCGGTCACGCGGCAAAGCGGAGACAATCCGGCTAAATCCGGTCATGCTGGATCAGAAGCTGTTCCATCGCAGTTAAACTTCCCGGCAAGGTTCCTTATATGTCCATACTAATGAAAAAAAGCGTACTTGTCGGTAGAGGTTCCTGTATAATAAGTGTCAAAAAATGACCTTCTATCTGCAGCGAAGGAGGATTATCATGTTTCCTTTATATTGGGGAAAACCTTATCAGTTCCGCATGGGCGGACAATTCATATCCGATGGGCATTGGTCGCATATGGACAGGACCATTGAGGATTATGAGCTGATTATCGGCGTATCCGGCGTTGTTTTTCTCGAAGCGGACGGGCTTATGTACGAGGTAAAAGCTGGAGATATGCTCCTTCTGGAGCCCGGAGTAAGACACCGCGGCTACAGGCTTTCACTGCCGGGGGTTTCTTTCTATTGGTTTCATTTTCTGATTCCGAATGAGGCCAAGTCAGCCAGCGGGAGCCCGGATAGTCAGATCCCGCAATATGCGAGCTGCCCGAATCCCGGACGAATCCATATCCTGGCCCGGCAGCTGCTGCACTCGGCTAATGGAGGCAACCAGATCCGTGCGGCCGGGGACTATTTTCTGACCTCGCTGCTGATTGAGCTAGCTGAACAGCTGCAGAATTCCAGCGGCCTCGAGGCCCTTGATCCCCAGCTGCCGAAGCTGCTGGAATGGACTCGGATTCATGCGCTTGAGCCCGATATTTCCGTTGAGCGGATTGCCGTGCAAATGGGCTATAACAAGGACTACCTGTCGCGGATGTTCAAGCGGAGGTTTGGCTCCGGCCTGCTCCGGCATATTCACCAGCTGAAGCTTGAAGCAGCCAAAGAACTGCTGACCGGCACCCCCTTGCACGTCAAAGAGGTAGCCGCAAAGGTCGGCATACCGGACGACAAGCAGTTTGCCAAATGGTTCAAACGGCTTGAGGGCGTAACGCCAACCGAATACCGGAAAGCTTTTACACAGACCCGTCTGAATAACAGCTGAACCTTGGAAGTCCGAACTGAGATAAGCCCATTCACGATCGCCAGCGGTTTTGTTGCCTCTCCCTATGAGAACGAGCTGGGGAGGCTGAAGCTGACGGATTCAAAGCTCTCGAGCCAAATCGAAGGCCGAAATGACGGACCAATCGGATGACATTTTTGACAAGCATCTGCACACTTCCCGCGATAAAAAACCATCTTCCCATCTCCATTGCCGCTGGAAAAAAACAAGTTCACGGAACCGGATATAAACCAAAGGGAGATCAAAATTTCATTTAGGATACGGATCAGCAGAAGTCTATTCCGAATAAGGCTCCCCTCCCACTTACTGTAACTTTCAGAAAAAAATCCATTCCTTCTTTATTACCCATGTCCCAGGAAAAAAAATAAAAAATCCCTTGGACGGGGCCCCAGCAAAAAATGGAAGCCGTTCGTCCAGAGGGATGAGTGCGCTTAGATGCGCGGTGTGCAGCTTTTTCTTTTATTTGTCCGTTCCCGGGTTTAGATTACATTCCGTCAAAGGGATAACCTTGGTTTGTTGCGTCCATTTGTAGCCCAGCCATAAAACCAGAACAAGCGGAATACTTAAATACGAAGCCACCAGTCCCAGCCAATCCACGCGGCCGTCCGAAATGACGGACATGCTTTGCCCGACGATGACAACGGCGCAAATCAGGAAAGCAATAACGGGACCAAACGGGAACCATTTTGCCCTGTAGGGAAGGTCTTTTAGACTGCGTCCTTGCGCTAGATAAGCTTTGCGGAAACGGTAATGACAGATCGCGATGCCGAGCCAGGTAATGAATCCGCACATCCCGGAGGCGTTCAGCAGCCAGGTATATACGACGCCGTCCCCGAAGAAAGAGGCCAGAAAAGCCAGCATGCCAACGGCTGCGGTAAGCAGCACGGCATAAATCGGAATGCCCCGGCGGTTCAGCCTGGCGAACAGCTTAGGCGCTTTTCCCTCTTTGGCAAGGCCATACAGGACCCGGGAGGAAGCATACATGCCCGAGTTGCCTGCTGACAGCACCGAAGTGAGAATAACGGCGTTCATGACCGACGCGGCAAATACGAGGCCGGCTTTCTTGAAGACCAGCGTGAACGGACTGGTGCCCACGCTGCCGATATCTCCTTTAAGCAAATCCGGATTGGTATAAGGGATCAGCATGCCGATGACGAAAATCGCCAGGATGTAAAAGATCAGAATCCGCCAGAAAATTTGCCGCACCGCCTTCGGCACGTTGTGCGCCGGATTGTCGCTTTCACCTGCGGCGACGCCGATCAGCTCCGTGCCTTGGAAGGAGAAACCCGCGGCCATAAACACACCAAGCAAAGCCAGGAAACCGCCGTTAAACGGCGCATCACCCGTGGTGAAATTGTCAAAGCCGGAGGATTTGCCGCCCAAAATGCCAAAGATCATTAAGACACCAATGGCGAGGAACACAATGACCGTAACGACTTTAATAATGGCGAACCAATACTCGGATTCTCCATAACCTTTTACGGACAAGACATTCAGGCCCAGGATCAAGGCCAGGAACAGCAGACTCCACAGGAAGGATGAGCTTCCCGGGAACCAGTATTTAATAATCAAAGTGGCGGCCGACAGCTCGGCGGCGATGGTAATGGCCCAGTTGTACCAATAATTCCAGCCGAGCGCAAAACCCAGTGCCGGATCAACAAACCGGCTCGCATAAGTGCCAAATGAACCTGATTCGGGCATGTAGGAAGCCAGCTCGGCCAAGCTGGTCATCAGGAAGTAAACCATCAAACCGATAGCTGCATAAGCGACAATGGCACCTCCGGGTCCGGCGGAAGAAATGGCGCCTCCGCTGGCAAGAAACAGCCCGGTGCCAATCGAGCCGCCCAAGGCAATCATCGTCATATGCCGGGCTTTCAGACCGGCTTTTAATCCGGTGGAAGGGTTCTGACTTTTGTTCACAACAATACACTCCTTTAGGTTGTTCAGAGATACCCCTAAAATCATGCAGGAAGAACCAGAAAAAAGACCGCAGCTATTTCGCGCGGTCTTCGGATCATTAGAAATCATCTGCCTCAAACCTTCATGAAGATAGCACAACACGGCATTTATGGCGACAAATGGCCGTGACAGTTCTGCCCCTTTCGGGAACAGCCCCAGCATCGCCCCCTTTGAAGCTTGGGAGCCACACTTCGGCGGTTTGCCCTTTCCTTCCGGGATCCTCAGCTGCTTCTAACTTACCCCGGCGGTACTCTTCCAAACCGCGACCTCTACCTCATCAGTTCAGATGAGGCTTGCTATTAAATTGTTAAGGGAAATACGAGCTTTAATTATAGATCATTAACCTGACATACACAATGACATAATTTTGGAAAAAGATAAAAGAAAGGATATTTGCCCGGCGAGTCCCGCGGGCCAAATATCCTAATCTTTTCGTTATTTAGATTATTTAGGTTAAGCCGTGTGTTTTATTTGGGTTGGTGCTGGCGCCTGAGGCTGCACTTCGTTTCTTTCCCGTTTGAACAGACGGCGCAGGTAAGGCATAACCCAGTAGTCCAGACCGATTTTACCAGCATTGGCGGCAGCGACTACGATGAAGATTTCAAGAATCAGCATTTGCGCATTGGTGCTTACCGTACCCGAGAAGAGGAACGCGGTATTCATCACAACCGCCATCAGAGCGGCGAAGGTGGTGAAGGTACCAAGGATCAGCCCAAGGCCTACCAGAAATTCACCAAGCGGGATCAGAACGTTGAAGAAGTTTACGCCCGGCAGAGCGGCGTGTTCCAGGAATGCGGCCCACCAGCCTTGGACAGCCGGATTCTCGCCGGTGCTTTTGGCGATGGCCCCTTGCAGGAAACCTCCGGCGTCGAAGCCGCCTGTCAATTTCTCAAAGCCGTGTGTCATCCATTGGTATCCCAGGTAAATCCGGACTACGGTCAGCAGCCACATGGCCACTTTATTGGTTCTCAGCCAGTTGTTAAACATATCAATCTCTCCTTTTGGTTTCTCTCCATTTGTGATTTTGTTTATTGCTTTTTGTTTTTGTTTGATGATCATCTCTTATGGCTTTATTATAAGTGAAATATTTCACAATAGGTGTGATAAAAGTCACACTTATCAGATTTATTTTAAATTTTATTTGTTTGGTGTGTTCATATAACGGAATCGACAAAAAACACCGGCCAAACCCGTGACGGAACCACCCTAATTACTAAAGAAACCAATACGCAGGGATAATTCCGAACAACGGCTGCCGGTGTTTTTTCATAAATATTCGTGATCTTATTCTATGCTGCTTGTCATCCGCTTAAATGCTTCATAGCTTCCATACCGCTTCTCTGCAATCCAGGCTTTCTCCGCCATTGCACGCAGCGGCTCGTAAATGCCCTCTGCCACCTGCTGCTCGGTTTGCGCGTCCGGCGTATCGCTCCAGATCGCAAAGGAACAACCGATCAGACTGGACGGATACGGCTCCGGATACTCCTGCTTCTCGATATCGCTGATCTTGGGCAGCAGACCAGGGTGCCAGTCTTCGTAGATTTTGTCACCTGTTGGGTATTTATAGCCGGCGTTTTCCCCCAGCACATAGTAGAAGTAAGCATCGTTATAATTGATAAGCTCGTAGCCCAGATCCAGGAAGGTTTGAGCCGTTGCCATGTTGCGGTGCCATTTCGTCCAGTACGTAATCTGAATGGAGGCTTTGGGATGGACGCGCTGTGTCTGGTCCTGGCGGTACAAGCCATCATTCCAGGCCCGGACAATAAAGCCCTTCTCTTCGAGATGCACCGCTATTTGGTTGATATAGTCGATGTATGTATCTACGCCTTGTCCTTCCGGAATCCCAAGCTTCTCTTGGGCATATTTCTCCAATTGCGGGTACAGGGCAAACTGCTCAAAATCGATAAATTCATCCCCGCCGAGATGGAAATAAGGACTTTCTTGAAAAAGCTCCGCATATTCATCGATCAGATCAAGGACAAATCTCTTGGCCGCCTCATTTGTAATATCCAGAGCTCCTTTGGCAGGCGCGCCTGACGAATCCTGAAGCAGCCATTCCGGATGATCCTTCAGCGCATAACCGAGATGCCCGGGGGAATCCAGCGACGGAATAACCGTTACATGATACCTTTTGGCCGTCTGCAGAATTTCCTTAAGGTCCTCTTTGGTTAAATACTGCGGCGACATGACTTCCGGATGGCTGTCACATTGGAGGGTAAACCCTTCATTTTCCGAAAAATGCAGCTGCAATACGTTTAACTTGAGCCAGGACAGCTCTTTAATGCGATTTAGGATCCAATCCTTGCTGAAAAATTTCCGGCCGATATCCACGTGCATCGCTCTTTCCTGAACGGCAGGATAATCGACTACGGTTCCATAAGCCAGGCAGCCTTGTGCCAGAAGCTGCTGCAGGAGGGTGCGAAAGGCATAGAGAAGCCCCCGTTCAGTGGCCGACTTCAGGTGCACGAAGCTGCCGATCTCAAGCGTGTAGGCTTCGCTGCCTTGACTTGCAGACGGCGCGTTATGCTCGCCGCGGACCAGAGATTGAATGTGATTTCGAAGAAGCTCCATATCCATGAGCTCTACCACCAAATCACCGGCACCGGCAGTGCTGATCGTTCCTGTCTGGACAGGAATCCGGCCTATCCGGTCTTCGTTCGTAAGCTGTCTGGCCGCGAATTCGGACTGGACTAGCGAAACCATGTCAGCCAATACCGGATTACCGGATGAGTTTGCATTTTCGATGATGATGATCTTGGACTCACCGCTTACTCGCCACTGTTCATCCGATTGCCGATCAAACTGCCGTACGCTTGGAAGTGCAAGAAAAGCGGGACTGGATAAATTTTGTTCCTTAGATGTTTTGTGCTGTTCCATGTTTGTTATCACCTCTTAGCAAGCATATCGGATGCCGGAGAGGGTGACAAGGGGAAGGAAGGCAATGCAGCTATGATTCATTGGTTTGGAAGTGTGGCTGACTTTATATTTAAATTCACTACTGCCAGAGAATTGATTGAGAAAAAACATAAGCTTTTGTTCCAACCAAAGCTGCGTTTTCAATCACATAAAGAGAAGCGCGAGAAGGATTTTGAGCTATAAATTTCAGAACATGCTGTTCAGTTCGGCGACGATGAATTTTAATCTCCGAAAAATAAAGTTTCAAAAAAGAGGCCTCCCGTTTATGCCGCTCCCTGAGCTTCCCGACCCTCTGCGTTGTTGCGATGAAAAAGACCCGTCCCGATCGAATTCGACCGGAGAACGGGTCCTTCTCTATGGCAGCCAACCACTGCCCTGATTATAAAATCTATTATTGATTTAGCATTAACCTGCATCACGGCGGTGTCCGGCTGGCTGGCCTCGACAGGGAGCTGAATCGCCGGTAATGAAGCCGGCTGTTCCCTGTTACTGCTTATTCACGCCGGAATGCTGAGAGGTATGCTTTTGCAGGATGTTAAGCAGTCCTTCGTTGAGGCTGCAATTCCGGAAAGCAAAAGACTGCATCGTTTTGTCGATCGCCTCTTCCGATAAACCCTGGAACAGCTTGGCGTAAGCAGGCTGGATTAAGGCGCCCGCATACACGGTCAGAATGGATTGCGAAATCCCCGCCACATTGTAGCTGTGGTTGATGCCCGGATCGCCGATCGCTTCCTCAAGGTGGGAGGCCAGTTCTCCGGCGAGCTGTCTCGCTTTATGGCCGGGCAGCCAGATCATCCAGTCGTCCGTGTTGAGCTCATGTTTCATTCTAATAATAGAGGCGATGCGCTGCATATATTCGGATTCGGGGTCCAAGGTGACCAGCCCCATAACGCCTACGTCTTTATAGGTCCAGGTTGTCCAGTGCGCCCCATACTGCTCAAAAATGCCGATCTGATCGTCCATCGCCTTCAACCGGTCCTGGACTTCCCCCGCAGGTCCGTTATAAACGGAGCCAAACTCGCCGACCCAAAGGGGAACCTGATGCTGCTGGGTATAGCGGGTCCCTTGATGGTTCAAGAATTCTTCCTCCTGCACCTTGGCGTCCCAGTATTTGCCCCGGTCCATGTTGGCATTGCGCGCATCCACGATTCCCGGGTAAGGGCCGGGGCCAAAACCGGCTGCCGTATAATTATGGCTGCTGTACACCAGGTTATCGGCGAAAGGAGCTTCCAAACCTTCAAACAGCTTCGAATACATATCCCCTTCCAGAAAAATAATCGTCGCCGGATCAATCTTGCGGATCGCCCCGACTATTCTTTGGTAGACGGCATTCATCCGGTCCCAATCCGGTTTGTAGTTCCCGAAGAACGTATGCGGATAGTCGCCGTGAGGCGAATTGACGCAAGGCTCGTTCATTACGTTATAGCCGGCGATTACCGTTTTGCCCCGGTAACGGCGGGCGAATTCCTCCCACAAAGCCACAAAGCGGTCCTGATAGGTCCGGTCATGCCAGAAAAAGCTGTGCCTTACATCATTATCCGAATGCCAATGCGTGTTCTGGTAGCCTTGTACCGCGTGCAGGTCCAAAATCACATACAGGCCATACTGCTCGCAGAGGTTCACGATTTTGTCCAATTGCTGAAAACCGGATTCTTTGTAAGTAAAAGGAGCCTCGTCGTCTTCGAAATGTCTGTAATTCAAAGGGATCCGCACGGTGTTGGCGCCCCAGCTTTTGATGAACCGAATATCATCTTCGCCGAAAAAGTAATGCTGGAGCCGTTCAAACAGAAATTCCGCCTTGCTTGCGCCGAGGATTTCGGATACGGTATACCGCAAAGCATGCTCCGTCCCTGTGAACCCATTAATAAAATCCTCCATGTTCATCCAGCCGCCAATGCAGGTGCCTCTTAGTTGAACGGGGTTTCCTTGCGAATCGGTAATCTTGTTTTTGTTAACCGTAAGTCTGTCCATCTGCTTTCTCTTCCTTTCTTTTGTTTACTGGGCTGCCAAAAGGCAGCTGCTTATTGACGTGCTTCCAGCTCAGCAACCACTCGTTTATGTTCCTTCTCATCTAGATTATAGAAATAGATGGCAATAAGCTCGATGATGATAAAGACCGCCGGAATGATGGTCGTAGTCAGCAAAATGCCGTGGAGCGCTGTCAGCGTTTGAGCCTGATTGGCCACATAGCCGAACCGGTCCAAGATCAGTCCAGGAACGATCCCGCCAAGCGCCATCCCAAATTTATAGAAAAATCCGATGATCGCATAAATTAAACCACCCATCCGTTTGCCTGTTTTATATTCCCCATAGTCGATCGTTTCAGGAACCAAAGCCCAGCATAGACCGCCGGCCGTAACGGTTCCGATCGCAGAGATGATCCGGGCAGTCAGCACCAAAGGAACCATGGAAGGCGGGATAACCCACAAGGCCAGCAAGCCCACCATTTTGAAGGTCAACGTGGTGAAGAGCAGTGTTCTTTTGCCCATCCATTTATAAAGGAAAGGCATCAGCGGCATACAAACCAAGGCCGGCAGAACGCCCAGCAGGCCATACCATTTCACCAGATCGGGCCTGTCCACATTATACGTAATGTAATAAACACCCACCGAGTTGATAATCGAGTTGACACCAAAGTTGATAATAAAGAACAGGCAGATCAGAACAAGCGGTCGGTTCACCCGAAATTGCTCGAAGGCGTCCTTCAGGTTGATTTTTTCAGCAGCATGATCCGGGACTTTAACTCTTTCTTTGGTGTTGAAAAAGCAGTAAAAGAGCAGTAAACATCCGAGAACCCCCATAATCGTCATAGTCAATTGCCAGCTGCTGCTTGTCTTCATGTTTGCGGCTGCAAAAACCCCGACCAGCAGAGGCACCCCATAAGTAACGATCATCCCGCCGATATTGGAGAAAAACACGCGTACAGACGTCAAGCTGACGACTTCCTTGTTGTCCTGTGTGATAACCGAAGTCAAAGCTCCATAAGGAACGTTGATCGTAGTATAGGTGACGGACAATAAGATGTAGGTAATGTAGGCATAAACTAATTTCCCTGTATCCGAGAACCCAGGCGTTGTGAAACAGAGGACGGACATGATCGCAAAAGGAATTGCGCCATAAAGCAGATACGGCCGAAAACGCCCGTATTTGGAATTGGTGCGGTCTACCACCGTGCCGATCAGCGGATCGACCACCGCATCAAATATCCTTACGATCAGAAACATCAAGCCGGCTGCGGCCGACGAGATGCCGAACACATCGGTATAGAAAAACAGCAGATAGCTGCTGACCGTCTGATAAATCAGGTTAAATGCCAGGTCCCCTGTCGCATAACCTACTTTTTCCCGGCTGCTGATTCTGTGGACTGTTGGTTTCATAACTGTTTTTTTTCACGGCCATCAAACCCATTTCAAAACCTCCCTTTGGTTATTTCTTGTTTAATTGGAATGCCCGGATGGCCTTCTCGCCGGCATGTGCCGTCAGCTCACCCACCTGATCCATAGCTTCCTGAAGCGATAAAGGCCGGTTAATAATATCGATGACCAGATCAATGCCGTGGTCGTATACGTCCTGGATCGCCTCGCCTTCGCTGCCTACGATGGCAATGACCGGCAGGCCGAATTTTTTGGCCAGCTTCGCTACGCCGACCGGCGCTTTCCCCTGCGTAGACTGGAAATCCATACGGCCTTCGCCGGTAATAACCAGATCCGCGTCCTTCAGGTTCTCTTCGAGTCCGATCAGCTTCAAGACTGTCTCGATTCCCGAGCTTATTTCGGCTTGACAGAACGCCATTAATCCGGCTCCAAGACCTCCAGCCGCTCCTGCCCCGGGTACGTCCATAATGCTGACGCCTAATTGCTGTTCGATCTTCTCGGCGAATAACCGCAGCAGCCAGTCCAGCTTTACCAGGTCACCAGGAGAAGCTCCCTTTTGCGGCCCGTAAACGTAAGAAGCACCATTGTCTCCGCATAAAGGGTTGGTGACATCCGAAAGCACCAGCACTTCCGTGTCCTTCAGCCTAACGTCCAATCCAGAAATATCGATGGTGTCCAGCTGTTCCAGCGCTTTGGCGCCAAAGCCGATTTCACGGCCGAACTTGTCTTTAAAAGAAACCCCAAGCGCTTGGGCCATCCCCAAACCGCCGTCATTGGTGGCGCTGCCGCCGATTCCGACGTAAATCGTTTTGACGCCTTCATTCAGTGCGGCTTTAATCAATTGGCCGGTGCCGAAGGTAGTCGTGATAAAAGGATTCCGCTCCTCTTCCTTGATCAAGGGAAGCCCGGAGGCCGCCGCCATTTCCACAACAGCCGTATCGCCGGGAAGCAGCCCGAATTTGGCGTTCACCTTGCTGCCTAAAGGCCCTGTTACTTCCTGCTCGATATAACGCCCGCCGCAGGCAGAGACTAACGCATCTACCGTTCCTTCTCCTCCGTCAGCCAGCGGTATTTTCAGTATGGCGGCATCCGGGTGCACCCGGCGGATGCCTTGCTCGATATAACCTGCGACTTCAAATGTAGTGGCACTTCCCTTGTAGGAGTCGGCCGCAATCACGATTTTCAATTCCCCACACCCTTTATCTATCTTTATAAGACTTTCGGAAAGCGCTTCCTTTACTAGTCATTTTAGATAAAGCGGTTACATTTGAATATGGAACCCATACTAAATAACCCCTAATGATTAGGGGTTAGATTTGGTATCCGTAATAAAAGAGCACTCCTGATTTCCTTAATGTTTCTTTTTTGAACGTTAATTCCAGCCAATTGGACTAGCTCATCGGTTCCAACATGCATTTAAAGCGTCAAGCGGTCCGTCTTGCATT includes the following:
- a CDS encoding helix-turn-helix domain-containing protein; the encoded protein is MFPLYWGKPYQFRMGGQFISDGHWSHMDRTIEDYELIIGVSGVVFLEADGLMYEVKAGDMLLLEPGVRHRGYRLSLPGVSFYWFHFLIPNEAKSASGSPDSQIPQYASCPNPGRIHILARQLLHSANGGNQIRAAGDYFLTSLLIELAEQLQNSSGLEALDPQLPKLLEWTRIHALEPDISVERIAVQMGYNKDYLSRMFKRRFGSGLLRHIHQLKLEAAKELLTGTPLHVKEVAAKVGIPDDKQFAKWFKRLEGVTPTEYRKAFTQTRLNNS
- a CDS encoding amino acid permease; this translates as MTMIALGGSIGTGLFLASGGAISSAGPGGAIVAYAAIGLMVYFLMTSLAELASYMPESGSFGTYASRFVDPALGFALGWNYWYNWAITIAAELSAATLIIKYWFPGSSSFLWSLLFLALILGLNVLSVKGYGESEYWFAIIKVVTVIVFLAIGVLMIFGILGGKSSGFDNFTTGDAPFNGGFLALLGVFMAAGFSFQGTELIGVAAGESDNPAHNVPKAVRQIFWRILIFYILAIFVIGMLIPYTNPDLLKGDIGSVGTSPFTLVFKKAGLVFAASVMNAVILTSVLSAGNSGMYASSRVLYGLAKEGKAPKLFARLNRRGIPIYAVLLTAAVGMLAFLASFFGDGVVYTWLLNASGMCGFITWLGIAICHYRFRKAYLAQGRSLKDLPYRAKWFPFGPVIAFLICAVVIVGQSMSVISDGRVDWLGLVASYLSIPLVLVLWLGYKWTQQTKVIPLTECNLNPGTDK
- a CDS encoding DoxX family protein, with translation MFNNWLRTNKVAMWLLTVVRIYLGYQWMTHGFEKLTGGFDAGGFLQGAIAKSTGENPAVQGWWAAFLEHAALPGVNFFNVLIPLGEFLVGLGLILGTFTTFAALMAVVMNTAFLFSGTVSTNAQMLILEIFIVVAAANAGKIGLDYWVMPYLRRLFKRERNEVQPQAPAPTQIKHTA
- a CDS encoding beta-N-acetylhexosaminidase, with the protein product MEQHKTSKEQNLSSPAFLALPSVRQFDRQSDEQWRVSGESKIIIIENANSSGNPVLADMVSLVQSEFAARQLTNEDRIGRIPVQTGTISTAGAGDLVVELMDMELLRNHIQSLVRGEHNAPSASQGSEAYTLEIGSFVHLKSATERGLLYAFRTLLQQLLAQGCLAYGTVVDYPAVQERAMHVDIGRKFFSKDWILNRIKELSWLKLNVLQLHFSENEGFTLQCDSHPEVMSPQYLTKEDLKEILQTAKRYHVTVIPSLDSPGHLGYALKDHPEWLLQDSSGAPAKGALDITNEAAKRFVLDLIDEYAELFQESPYFHLGGDEFIDFEQFALYPQLEKYAQEKLGIPEGQGVDTYIDYINQIAVHLEEKGFIVRAWNDGLYRQDQTQRVHPKASIQITYWTKWHRNMATAQTFLDLGYELINYNDAYFYYVLGENAGYKYPTGDKIYEDWHPGLLPKISDIEKQEYPEPYPSSLIGCSFAIWSDTPDAQTEQQVAEGIYEPLRAMAEKAWIAEKRYGSYEAFKRMTSSIE
- a CDS encoding glycoside hydrolase family 5 protein, translated to MDRLTVNKNKITDSQGNPVQLRGTCIGGWMNMEDFINGFTGTEHALRYTVSEILGASKAEFLFERLQHYFFGEDDIRFIKSWGANTVRIPLNYRHFEDDEAPFTYKESGFQQLDKIVNLCEQYGLYVILDLHAVQGYQNTHWHSDNDVRHSFFWHDRTYQDRFVALWEEFARRYRGKTVIAGYNVMNEPCVNSPHGDYPHTFFGNYKPDWDRMNAVYQRIVGAIRKIDPATIIFLEGDMYSKLFEGLEAPFADNLVYSSHNYTAAGFGPGPYPGIVDARNANMDRGKYWDAKVQEEEFLNHQGTRYTQQHQVPLWVGEFGSVYNGPAGEVQDRLKAMDDQIGIFEQYGAHWTTWTYKDVGVMGLVTLDPESEYMQRIASIIRMKHELNTDDWMIWLPGHKARQLAGELASHLEEAIGDPGINHSYNVAGISQSILTVYAGALIQPAYAKLFQGLSEEAIDKTMQSFAFRNCSLNEGLLNILQKHTSQHSGVNKQ
- a CDS encoding MFS transporter, with amino-acid sequence MKPTVHRISSREKVGYATGDLAFNLIYQTVSSYLLFFYTDVFGISSAAAGLMFLIVRIFDAVVDPLIGTVVDRTNSKYGRFRPYLLYGAIPFAIMSVLCFTTPGFSDTGKLVYAYITYILLSVTYTTINVPYGALTSVITQDNKEVVSLTSVRVFFSNIGGMIVTYGVPLLVGVFAAANMKTSSSWQLTMTIMGVLGCLLLFYCFFNTKERVKVPDHAAEKINLKDAFEQFRVNRPLVLICLFFIINFGVNSIINSVGVYYITYNVDRPDLVKWYGLLGVLPALVCMPLMPFLYKWMGKRTLLFTTLTFKMVGLLALWVIPPSMVPLVLTARIISAIGTVTAGGLCWALVPETIDYGEYKTGKRMGGLIYAIIGFFYKFGMALGGIVPGLILDRFGYVANQAQTLTALHGILLTTTIIPAVFIIIELIAIYFYNLDEKEHKRVVAELEARQ
- a CDS encoding glycerate kinase; this translates as MKIVIAADSYKGSATTFEVAGYIEQGIRRVHPDAAILKIPLADGGEGTVDALVSACGGRYIEQEVTGPLGSKVNAKFGLLPGDTAVVEMAAASGLPLIKEEERNPFITTTFGTGQLIKAALNEGVKTIYVGIGGSATNDGGLGMAQALGVSFKDKFGREIGFGAKALEQLDTIDISGLDVRLKDTEVLVLSDVTNPLCGDNGASYVYGPQKGASPGDLVKLDWLLRLFAEKIEQQLGVSIMDVPGAGAAGGLGAGLMAFCQAEISSGIETVLKLIGLEENLKDADLVITGEGRMDFQSTQGKAPVGVAKLAKKFGLPVIAIVGSEGEAIQDVYDHGIDLVIDIINRPLSLQEAMDQVGELTAHAGEKAIRAFQLNKK